A single region of the Bacillus cereus genome encodes:
- a CDS encoding methionine/alanine import family NSS transporter small subunit — MSGSAIMMMVIGMVVIWGGLALSIANLFKKKA, encoded by the coding sequence ATGAGCGGATCAGCGATTATGATGATGGTTATAGGTATGGTAGTCATTTGGGGAGGGCTCGCATTAAGCATTGCAAATTTATTTAAGAAAAAGGCTTAG
- the spoVAC gene encoding stage V sporulation protein AC codes for MAGRKLKDDYINKVKEYHPKPNYLINCVKAFLVGGFICTVGEVLMKFYIHYFHFSEQEAGNPTVATLVLLSAILTGCGVYDKIGQFSGAGSAVPVTGFANSMASAAIEHRSEGIVLGIATNMFKLAGSVIVFGVVGAYIIGLIRYTFQILMS; via the coding sequence ATGGCAGGGCGAAAACTGAAAGATGATTACATAAATAAAGTGAAAGAGTACCATCCGAAACCGAACTATTTAATAAATTGTGTGAAGGCATTTCTTGTTGGGGGATTCATTTGTACCGTCGGAGAAGTATTGATGAAATTTTATATACATTACTTTCACTTTAGTGAGCAAGAGGCAGGAAACCCTACAGTTGCAACTCTCGTTTTACTATCAGCGATTTTAACAGGATGTGGTGTTTATGATAAAATCGGGCAGTTTTCTGGAGCGGGATCAGCAGTACCAGTTACTGGATTTGCGAATTCTATGGCAAGTGCTGCGATAGAACATAGGAGTGAAGGGATTGTTCTAGGAATCGCTACAAACATGTTTAAGCTCGCAGGAAGCGTCATTGTGTTTGGAGTGGTCGGTGCATACATTATCGGATTAATAAGATATACATTTCAAATTTTAATGTCTTAA
- a CDS encoding sodium-dependent transporter: METRQQWGTRAGFIFAAIGSAVGLGNIWRFPYTAYENGGGAFFLPYLFALLTTGISLLAFEFALGHRHRGSAPLTFFRIHPRAEFIGWWQMCVTFIVSTYYAVIIAWSISYTYFAITGAWGKDTESFLFKEYLHVADKPGQFGGLVPEVLIPLALVWIIVLGVAFKGVKKGIEVVNRIFIPLLVVMFLIIVVRAVTMEGAMQGLDAFFKPDWSRIFDGKVWLAAYGQIFFSLSLAFGIMITYSSYLPKNSDTTNNAFITGFANSGFELLAGIGVFAALGFMANNMGVPVDKVASAGVGLAFVVFPQIINELPMSPLFGVLFFLSLTVAGITSLISLAEVCFAAVSEKFSLSRPKTIGIMGTLLVLVSLVFATRGGLMFLDVVDYFANNFGLITIALAEVVVIGLILRRLPVYQNHANFVSDIKLGTFWRVSLLVITPLMLGYMLIDGTIQNIKKNYGDYPTEFVVTYGWSIAAAFLIVALVISLKKWNAQIHSDSAQLEKEWKDRGVS, translated from the coding sequence ATGGAAACGAGGCAACAATGGGGAACGAGGGCTGGATTTATTTTCGCAGCGATCGGCTCTGCCGTTGGATTAGGAAACATATGGCGTTTTCCTTATACAGCGTATGAAAACGGAGGAGGCGCATTCTTTTTACCGTACTTATTCGCATTATTAACAACTGGTATTTCATTATTAGCATTCGAGTTTGCTCTTGGGCATCGTCATCGTGGTTCGGCACCACTTACATTCTTCCGTATTCATCCACGTGCTGAATTTATTGGATGGTGGCAAATGTGTGTAACATTTATCGTTTCAACATATTATGCAGTAATTATTGCTTGGTCTATTTCGTATACGTACTTTGCGATTACTGGAGCATGGGGGAAAGACACGGAATCATTTTTATTTAAAGAATATTTACATGTTGCAGATAAGCCAGGGCAGTTTGGAGGGCTTGTACCGGAAGTATTAATTCCATTAGCGCTCGTTTGGATTATTGTACTTGGTGTTGCATTTAAAGGCGTTAAGAAAGGAATCGAAGTTGTTAACCGCATTTTTATTCCGTTATTAGTTGTTATGTTTCTTATTATCGTTGTTCGTGCAGTGACGATGGAAGGTGCGATGCAAGGATTAGATGCATTCTTTAAACCAGATTGGAGTCGTATTTTTGATGGGAAAGTATGGCTTGCTGCTTATGGACAAATTTTCTTTAGTTTATCTTTAGCATTCGGAATTATGATTACGTATTCTAGTTATTTACCGAAAAACTCAGATACAACAAATAATGCTTTTATTACTGGATTTGCAAATTCAGGATTTGAATTATTAGCAGGTATTGGGGTCTTTGCAGCGCTTGGATTTATGGCGAATAACATGGGGGTACCGGTTGATAAAGTAGCTAGTGCTGGTGTGGGACTTGCGTTCGTAGTATTCCCGCAAATTATTAATGAACTACCGATGTCACCGTTATTTGGAGTATTATTTTTCTTATCTTTAACCGTTGCTGGAATTACATCACTCATTTCACTTGCGGAAGTATGCTTTGCTGCTGTATCTGAAAAATTCAGCTTGAGTCGTCCAAAGACGATTGGAATTATGGGAACACTTCTCGTGTTAGTTTCTCTTGTTTTTGCAACGCGTGGTGGACTTATGTTCTTAGACGTTGTTGATTATTTCGCTAACAATTTTGGGTTGATTACAATTGCACTAGCTGAAGTAGTTGTAATAGGCCTTATCTTGCGCCGTTTACCAGTTTATCAAAATCACGCAAACTTTGTATCTGATATAAAGTTAGGGACGTTTTGGAGAGTGAGTTTACTCGTTATTACCCCGCTTATGTTAGGGTATATGTTAATTGATGGCACAATCCAAAATATTAAAAAGAACTACGGAGATTATCCAACCGAGTTTGTTGTAACGTATGGTTGGTCAATTGCAGCAGCATTTCTTATAGTTGCACTAGTCATTAGTCTGAAGAAATGGAATGCACAAATACATTCAGACTCTGCCCAGCTTGAAAAAGAATGGAAGGATCGAGGTGTTTCATGA
- a CDS encoding ABC transporter permease produces MFHKALWMWNWKRGKYAVLLFFFSSLYLLSFGYYKSAQRQLAEYYELQEKGKQYYYFYGFSPGEGNSFWLTVLIIALACLLIGWERSNQSNTLLMTMPFKRKDVFLSKWAFGSFCIVSSLLINWILMYVIYRTTIHFDYQSFSPFHRYFLYAIVSYAAVYTAALCIGTFTGSVVSQVVFCIPWLLMGLTFIPLVSTFTINHLEATDTKNYKLHEQLYKINQKTNIVAPIYNFTIYYDYDPELRKKEKDSTTLRDPASYHYYSAKSMFVPIFYTIVNLLLGAYLYTQSPNENTQKIFIFQKHLKIWVWGTTIYFALLGGYKINQFSFVFNYYIGLFLAGIITYVVLSRLTNYKVF; encoded by the coding sequence ATGTTTCATAAGGCGTTGTGGATGTGGAATTGGAAGCGCGGGAAATATGCTGTGTTACTCTTCTTCTTTAGTTCGCTTTACTTGTTATCTTTTGGCTACTATAAAAGTGCTCAGAGACAACTTGCTGAGTATTACGAGTTACAAGAAAAAGGTAAACAGTATTATTATTTTTATGGCTTTTCGCCAGGGGAAGGTAATAGTTTTTGGTTAACTGTTCTTATCATTGCTTTAGCCTGCTTATTGATAGGATGGGAACGTAGCAACCAATCTAATACACTACTTATGACGATGCCTTTTAAAAGAAAAGATGTCTTCTTATCTAAATGGGCTTTCGGTTCCTTTTGTATTGTAAGCTCGTTACTTATAAATTGGATTCTTATGTATGTTATTTATAGAACAACTATTCATTTTGATTATCAATCATTTAGTCCATTTCATCGATACTTTCTTTATGCGATTGTTTCTTATGCTGCAGTATATACAGCTGCACTATGCATCGGTACTTTTACTGGAAGCGTTGTTTCGCAGGTTGTTTTTTGTATTCCTTGGTTACTAATGGGGCTTACATTTATTCCACTAGTGTCCACTTTTACGATAAATCACTTAGAAGCTACCGATACTAAAAATTATAAGTTACATGAACAACTTTACAAAATTAATCAAAAAACAAATATAGTTGCACCAATATATAATTTCACGATTTATTACGATTATGATCCTGAATTACGTAAAAAAGAAAAGGACTCAACTACTTTAAGAGATCCAGCATCTTATCACTATTATTCAGCTAAATCGATGTTTGTCCCTATTTTTTATACAATAGTTAATTTGCTACTTGGCGCATATTTATATACACAATCGCCAAATGAAAACACTCAAAAAATATTTATTTTCCAAAAACATTTAAAAATATGGGTATGGGGGACAACCATTTACTTTGCATTACTAGGTGGCTATAAAATAAATCAATTTAGTTTCGTATTTAACTACTATATCGGTTTGTTTCTCGCTGGAATCATTACTTATGTTGTATTATCACGACTAACAAATTATAAAGTTTTTTAA
- the spoVAB gene encoding stage V sporulation protein SpoVAB, which yields MIESGFVILIGLAGGIAVGSGYVAFLAVLGIIPRLAQLTRSGKHIQYFEWAVITGTLTGAWCSLKNITFQTSQYWLVILGLFCGTFIGMLAAALTEVLNVLPILAKRVGVEGKIIILLVALVLGKVIGSLFHWIYFVK from the coding sequence ATGATTGAGTCTGGATTCGTGATTTTAATTGGTTTAGCTGGGGGGATTGCAGTAGGTAGCGGATATGTCGCGTTTTTAGCTGTACTTGGTATAATCCCTCGTTTAGCTCAATTAACGAGAAGTGGAAAGCATATTCAATATTTTGAGTGGGCAGTCATTACAGGTACTTTAACAGGGGCTTGGTGTAGTTTGAAGAATATTACATTTCAAACGTCGCAATATTGGCTCGTAATATTAGGGTTATTTTGTGGCACATTCATTGGAATGCTAGCTGCGGCGTTAACGGAAGTGTTAAACGTTTTACCTATTTTAGCGAAACGGGTAGGGGTAGAGGGGAAAATTATTATTTTACTCGTTGCTCTTGTACTTGGAAAAGTAATAGGCTCATTGTTTCACTGGATTTATTTCGTAAAGTAG
- a CDS encoding SIMPL domain-containing protein: MQGGMNPYLHNIRTTNTGKEATITVQGEGIIKAKPNVVILTLGIRTDSKNVKQAQEENAVQSKQLLDALKQLGIADKDIETISYTITPQYEYVNDKALLQGYRVEHLYEITVLNVQKAGEVYDIAVTNGANVAKGLRFRISHPNKYYEQALIQALHQAVEKARAIASTYNLNINPVPLSLVEESAQLPREVASYATLHAQAAPPIQSGELEIISTIRAIFTYL; encoded by the coding sequence ATGCAAGGTGGAATGAATCCGTATTTACATAATATCCGTACGACAAATACTGGTAAAGAAGCTACTATTACTGTACAAGGAGAAGGCATTATAAAAGCCAAACCAAATGTTGTCATATTAACACTAGGCATTCGAACAGATAGTAAAAATGTAAAACAAGCGCAAGAAGAAAATGCAGTTCAATCGAAACAATTGCTTGATGCACTCAAACAGCTAGGTATTGCCGATAAAGATATAGAAACTATTTCTTATACGATTACCCCTCAATACGAATATGTAAATGATAAAGCCTTACTACAAGGCTACCGTGTGGAGCATTTGTATGAAATTACCGTTTTAAATGTACAAAAAGCAGGGGAAGTATATGATATAGCCGTGACGAATGGTGCAAACGTAGCAAAAGGTTTACGTTTTCGAATATCTCATCCAAATAAATATTATGAGCAAGCTCTCATTCAGGCTCTGCACCAAGCAGTAGAAAAAGCTCGTGCTATTGCGAGTACCTACAATTTAAACATTAATCCTGTTCCCCTCTCACTCGTTGAAGAATCTGCCCAATTACCACGGGAGGTTGCATCCTATGCTACTTTACATGCACAAGCAGCCCCGCCCATTCAATCTGGAGAACTAGAAATCATTTCAACCATACGAGCTATTTTTACGTATTTATAA
- a CDS encoding ABC transporter permease subunit: MFQKALWLRTYQQSKYVVWLFWFVSFYNLSYKYYLASIEQQHLLKMQKEGEYVYHYNFGLSLMDPVIFQGGALIILACTLIGWERQNNSSDLLWSMPFKRSHLYITKWLFGICNIATVVVLNWGLFAIMKKLTFHNKYQVFSPFHSYFIYMLIVLIAIYTLALCVGTITGNIISQGFLTAAILIFPALLPSLISGVFAVHSNTDFHENNGHIHDVMENIRISNPAEGFNIDFNYDPQSHYTDSDGVRHNGPNFTKIPSVKTLIGPIAHVIILLPLGIYLYVRSVNERNGSFLLYPKLQKIFMVCAIFCIGISGGLIIGGTHSLLNFYVGLFGTSIISYFLLSKILRLKVSWNFK, translated from the coding sequence ATGTTTCAAAAAGCACTATGGCTAAGAACGTATCAACAAAGTAAATATGTTGTATGGCTGTTTTGGTTCGTTAGCTTCTACAATTTGTCATACAAATACTATTTGGCATCGATTGAACAACAACACCTTCTGAAGATGCAAAAAGAAGGGGAATATGTATATCATTACAATTTTGGTTTATCACTTATGGACCCTGTCATCTTTCAAGGTGGTGCACTTATCATTCTGGCCTGTACGTTAATCGGCTGGGAAAGACAAAATAACTCTAGTGACTTGTTATGGTCTATGCCATTTAAACGTTCACACCTTTATATAACAAAATGGTTGTTTGGAATCTGTAATATCGCCACTGTTGTCGTTTTAAACTGGGGACTATTTGCTATTATGAAAAAGTTGACTTTTCATAATAAATATCAAGTATTCTCCCCATTTCATAGTTACTTTATATACATGTTAATTGTATTAATCGCTATTTATACACTTGCCTTATGTGTAGGTACAATTACAGGGAATATTATATCGCAAGGATTTCTCACTGCAGCTATATTAATCTTCCCAGCTTTACTTCCATCACTTATCTCAGGAGTCTTTGCTGTTCACTCAAACACTGACTTTCATGAGAACAATGGCCATATACATGATGTGATGGAAAACATCCGTATCTCTAATCCAGCAGAAGGTTTCAATATTGACTTTAATTATGATCCACAAAGTCATTATACCGATTCAGATGGAGTGCGTCATAACGGACCAAACTTTACAAAGATTCCATCGGTAAAAACATTGATTGGACCTATTGCACATGTCATTATTTTATTACCACTCGGTATATATTTATATGTTCGTTCAGTCAATGAGCGGAATGGTAGTTTCTTACTATATCCAAAGCTTCAAAAGATATTTATGGTCTGCGCTATTTTCTGTATCGGAATTAGCGGCGGTTTAATAATTGGCGGGACCCATTCGTTGCTTAATTTTTACGTTGGTTTGTTCGGAACAAGCATAATTAGCTATTTTCTTCTATCTAAAATATTGAGATTGAAGGTCTCTTGGAATTTCAAATAA
- a CDS encoding ABC transporter ATP-binding protein, with protein sequence MLKVTSLKKTIDNQTILDNVSFTLQKGSIVGLLGRNGAGKTTLLRTMVGILDPDAGTVTYEDTNIHQHPETKQKIVYVPDSTNILNGYTVKEIVKFYKAVYTAFDESYFYELLERFNLPNKRIRSYSKGMKALLAIILAVAAKAEYIILDEPTNGLDPIVKRQILQFLVGEVAEKEITIFISTHHLDEVEQIADTIIILKGHTIASITSLDDAKSRFVKIQVAYERSLPQKLENLSNIKILNQTGKVYTILIEGNIATTLEKFYKEQPILIEELTMSLEDIFVTTLEEDEYVS encoded by the coding sequence ATGCTGAAAGTGACAAGCTTGAAGAAAACAATTGATAATCAAACGATTTTAGATAATGTTTCTTTCACATTGCAAAAAGGTAGTATCGTCGGATTACTCGGAAGAAACGGTGCGGGGAAAACAACTTTATTACGAACGATGGTCGGCATTTTAGACCCTGATGCAGGAACTGTTACATATGAGGATACGAATATTCACCAACATCCTGAAACGAAACAAAAAATCGTATATGTTCCGGATTCTACTAACATACTGAACGGATATACAGTGAAAGAAATTGTAAAGTTTTATAAAGCTGTTTACACAGCATTTGATGAATCCTATTTCTACGAACTGCTAGAACGTTTCAACTTACCAAACAAGCGAATTCGTAGTTACTCAAAAGGAATGAAAGCACTACTTGCAATCATTTTAGCCGTTGCTGCAAAAGCAGAATATATCATTTTAGATGAACCGACAAACGGATTGGATCCTATCGTTAAAAGACAAATCCTCCAATTTCTAGTTGGAGAAGTTGCTGAAAAAGAGATTACTATTTTCATCTCAACTCATCATTTAGATGAAGTTGAACAAATCGCCGATACAATCATTATATTAAAAGGCCATACTATAGCTTCTATTACATCACTAGACGATGCAAAATCACGATTTGTAAAAATACAAGTAGCTTACGAACGTTCATTACCTCAAAAACTAGAAAACTTAAGCAATATTAAAATATTAAATCAAACAGGAAAAGTATATACAATCTTAATCGAAGGAAATATTGCTACAACGCTTGAGAAGTTTTATAAAGAGCAACCAATTCTCATTGAAGAATTAACAATGTCGCTTGAAGATATCTTCGTTACGACACTTGAGGAGGATGAGTATGTTTCATAA
- a CDS encoding GntR family transcriptional regulator, which yields MHIQLDPRSNTPIWEQIVQNIKELVLKNMLAPSDKLPSVRELASLLVINPNTVSKAYQELERQGIIETLRGKGTFVSQSITPTLDERKIAMVEKQFHQLLLEASYLGITKDKIHDWIDSYYKEIGGTMDAESDKLEENN from the coding sequence TTGCATATTCAACTTGATCCAAGAAGCAACACTCCGATATGGGAACAAATTGTTCAAAATATAAAAGAACTCGTATTGAAAAACATGCTAGCTCCAAGTGATAAGCTTCCTTCTGTACGCGAGCTCGCTTCATTGCTCGTTATAAATCCAAATACAGTTAGTAAAGCGTATCAAGAGTTAGAACGACAAGGGATTATTGAAACATTACGAGGAAAAGGAACATTTGTATCCCAATCGATTACCCCAACATTAGACGAAAGGAAAATCGCTATGGTTGAAAAGCAATTTCATCAATTACTACTAGAAGCCTCTTATCTTGGGATTACGAAAGATAAAATTCACGATTGGATAGATTCATACTACAAAGAGATTGGAGGAACTATGGATGCTGAAAGTGACAAGCTTGAAGAAAACAATTGA
- the dacF gene encoding serine-type D-Ala-D-Ala carboxypeptidase DacF — MKRVFGILVCFMLLLSGTSVSFAQSEKTKQEKTEGTAPKLAEQASSAIVIEQDTGKVLFDKNPNEKLPPASMTKIMTMLLIMEQVEKGKLKLTDKVRASEHAASMGGSQIFLEPGEEMTVNEMLKGIAIASGNDASVAVAEHIAGSEEGFVNMMNKKAKDLGLKNTHFQNPTGLPAKDHYSTANDMAIMARELMKYPLIRKYTGKYEDYLREDTDKKFWLVNTNKLVRFYPGVDGVKTGFTTEAKYCLTASAEKNGMRVISVVMGAPTSKERNNQVTKLLDYAFGQYMTKKLYTRGEKIKTVQVGKGKKEKVDLVASDNVSLLMKKGENMDKVKQEVIAEKKVKAPIKKGDALGTLVIKKDKDVLLKQTIVAKEDVAAASWWELFKRSFGMFSTSK; from the coding sequence ATGAAGCGAGTTTTTGGAATACTTGTTTGTTTCATGTTATTGCTTTCTGGTACTTCAGTTAGTTTTGCACAATCTGAGAAAACGAAGCAGGAGAAAACAGAAGGAACCGCGCCGAAGTTAGCGGAACAAGCGTCGTCAGCAATCGTAATTGAGCAAGATACAGGTAAAGTTTTATTTGATAAAAATCCGAATGAAAAGTTACCACCTGCCAGTATGACGAAGATTATGACAATGCTATTAATTATGGAACAAGTTGAAAAAGGAAAACTAAAACTGACCGATAAAGTTAGAGCAAGTGAACACGCAGCTTCAATGGGTGGATCACAAATCTTTTTAGAACCTGGGGAAGAGATGACCGTAAATGAAATGCTAAAGGGCATTGCCATTGCATCTGGAAATGATGCATCTGTTGCAGTAGCGGAGCATATCGCTGGTTCAGAAGAAGGTTTTGTAAATATGATGAACAAAAAAGCGAAAGATTTAGGGTTGAAAAATACTCATTTTCAAAATCCAACAGGTCTTCCAGCAAAAGATCATTATTCCACGGCAAATGATATGGCTATAATGGCGAGAGAATTGATGAAGTATCCACTTATTCGCAAATACACAGGTAAATATGAAGACTATTTACGTGAAGATACGGATAAGAAGTTTTGGCTTGTTAATACGAATAAGTTAGTACGTTTTTATCCTGGAGTAGATGGTGTGAAAACGGGCTTTACGACAGAAGCGAAATATTGTTTAACTGCATCAGCTGAAAAGAATGGAATGCGTGTTATTTCAGTTGTTATGGGAGCACCTACATCAAAAGAACGGAACAATCAAGTGACGAAGCTTCTTGATTATGCGTTTGGACAATATATGACAAAGAAATTGTATACACGTGGTGAAAAAATTAAGACTGTACAAGTAGGAAAAGGGAAAAAAGAAAAAGTAGATTTAGTTGCGTCAGACAACGTATCTCTTCTTATGAAGAAGGGCGAAAATATGGACAAAGTAAAACAAGAAGTAATCGCTGAAAAGAAAGTGAAGGCACCGATTAAAAAAGGTGACGCGCTTGGCACACTTGTTATTAAAAAAGATAAAGATGTTTTATTAAAACAAACTATTGTAGCGAAAGAAGATGTTGCTGCAGCGAGTTGGTGGGAGTTATTTAAAAGAAGTTTTGGGATGTTTTCAACATCAAAATAG
- the spoIIAA gene encoding anti-sigma F factor antagonist codes for MSLSMHLEVKRDVLCVRLEGELDHHTAEELRTKVTDMIETHGVHHIVLSLENLSFMDSSGLGVILGRYKHVKGLGGEMVVCAISPPVKRLFEMSGLFKIVRLEESEAHALATLGVA; via the coding sequence GTGAGTCTTTCCATGCATTTAGAAGTAAAACGTGACGTCTTATGTGTGAGGCTGGAGGGTGAATTAGATCATCATACTGCTGAAGAGTTGCGAACGAAAGTAACAGATATGATTGAGACACATGGTGTTCATCATATTGTTTTGAGCCTGGAGAACTTATCATTTATGGATAGTTCTGGTTTAGGTGTTATATTAGGCCGATATAAACATGTAAAGGGATTAGGTGGAGAGATGGTTGTTTGTGCAATTTCACCGCCTGTTAAACGTTTATTTGAAATGTCAGGCCTATTCAAAATTGTTCGTTTAGAAGAAAGTGAAGCGCACGCGCTCGCGACGTTGGGGGTGGCATAA
- the sigF gene encoding RNA polymerase sporulation sigma factor SigF yields MDIEVRKEKKKPQLKDHELKALIQKSQDGDQQARDTIVQSNMRLVWSVVQRFLNRGYEPDDLFQIGCIGLLKSVDKFDLSFDVKFSTYAVPMIIGEIQRFLRDDGSVKVSRSLKETGNKIRKMRDELSKEFGRAPTINEVAEALELTPEEVVLAQEASRAPSSIHETVYENDGDPITILDQIADQSETKWFDKIALKEAIRELDERERLIVYLRYYKDQTQSEVAERIGISQVQVSRLEKKILKQMKDRIDE; encoded by the coding sequence ATGGACATAGAGGTCAGAAAAGAGAAGAAGAAACCTCAGTTAAAGGACCACGAGCTAAAAGCGTTAATTCAAAAAAGTCAAGATGGAGATCAACAAGCGAGAGATACAATCGTTCAAAGTAATATGCGTCTCGTATGGTCGGTTGTGCAGCGGTTTCTTAATCGAGGATACGAACCAGACGATTTATTTCAAATTGGATGTATTGGGCTCTTAAAATCGGTAGATAAATTTGATTTATCTTTCGACGTGAAATTTTCAACATATGCAGTTCCAATGATTATTGGTGAAATACAACGATTTTTACGTGACGATGGATCAGTGAAAGTAAGCAGATCCTTAAAAGAAACAGGAAACAAAATTCGAAAGATGAGAGACGAGCTTTCGAAAGAGTTCGGAAGGGCTCCAACGATTAATGAAGTAGCGGAGGCTCTGGAACTAACACCAGAAGAAGTTGTTCTGGCACAAGAAGCGAGTCGTGCTCCTTCATCAATACATGAAACTGTGTATGAAAATGATGGAGATCCAATTACTATTTTAGATCAAATTGCAGATCAATCGGAAACGAAATGGTTTGATAAAATTGCTTTAAAAGAAGCAATTAGAGAATTGGATGAACGAGAACGTCTAATTGTGTATTTGCGCTACTATAAAGACCAAACCCAATCAGAAGTAGCGGAGCGCATAGGCATTTCACAAGTACAAGTTTCCAGACTGGAAAAGAAAATATTGAAACAGATGAAAGATCGAATAGATGAATAG
- the spoIIAB gene encoding anti-sigma F factor has protein sequence MRNEMNLQFSALSQNESFARVTVAAFIAQLDPTMEELTEIKTVVSEAVTNAIIHGYEGNAEGVVYISVILEEAMVKLTIRDEGIGIFNLDEARQPLFTTKPELERSGMGFTIMENFMDEVEVISNESFGTTIHLTKYLSNSNALCN, from the coding sequence ATGAGAAATGAAATGAACCTTCAATTTTCAGCGTTAAGTCAGAATGAATCATTCGCTCGCGTTACAGTAGCTGCTTTTATTGCACAATTAGACCCGACGATGGAAGAATTAACAGAGATTAAAACAGTTGTGTCAGAAGCGGTTACAAATGCAATTATTCATGGGTATGAAGGAAATGCAGAAGGTGTTGTTTATATTTCAGTGATTTTGGAAGAAGCAATGGTGAAACTCACGATTCGAGATGAAGGGATTGGTATCTTTAACTTAGATGAAGCAAGACAACCCCTTTTTACAACTAAACCTGAATTAGAGCGTTCCGGAATGGGATTTACTATCATGGAAAATTTTATGGATGAAGTAGAAGTTATTTCAAACGAATCTTTCGGGACAACAATCCATTTGACAAAGTACTTATCAAATAGTAACGCTCTATGCAATTAA
- the spoVAA gene encoding stage V sporulation protein SpoVAA, producing MEQTIYIKMRNRLKVSPTYEVKLSDVAQLAGDSLVVESLQNEIIYKITAHDKTHVVIDVMKVIEIVQQKAAHLQINLLGSGQTLVEIIYEKKKVHPVFFGLVWLLLFIGAALAIIYFHEDVSMQQVHQRLYYMITGEFKAQPLLFQIPYSLGLGLGMVLFFNHVFQKRINEEPSPLEVEMFQYQQSLDQYVIVHENKDNMKQLTDD from the coding sequence TTGGAACAAACGATTTATATTAAAATGCGCAATCGATTAAAAGTGTCTCCTACGTATGAAGTAAAACTGAGCGATGTTGCTCAACTTGCTGGAGATTCTTTGGTAGTTGAGTCGTTACAAAATGAGATAATTTACAAAATAACAGCGCATGATAAAACACATGTTGTAATTGATGTTATGAAAGTGATTGAGATTGTTCAACAAAAAGCGGCTCACTTACAAATTAATTTACTTGGTTCTGGACAAACTCTTGTTGAAATTATATATGAAAAAAAGAAAGTGCATCCGGTTTTCTTCGGACTTGTATGGTTGTTACTCTTCATTGGAGCAGCACTTGCAATTATTTATTTTCATGAAGATGTAAGCATGCAACAAGTACACCAACGGTTATATTACATGATTACTGGAGAATTTAAGGCGCAACCACTTTTATTTCAAATTCCTTATTCATTAGGTCTTGGGTTAGGTATGGTTTTATTTTTTAATCATGTATTTCAAAAGCGAATTAATGAAGAGCCTAGTCCGTTAGAAGTTGAGATGTTTCAATATCAACAGTCGCTTGATCAATATGTAATTGTTCATGAAAACAAGGATAATATGAAACAGCTTACCGATGATTGA
- a CDS encoding MarR family winged helix-turn-helix transcriptional regulator, translated as MNENRETLILDLSASFRKMIRLLQNDINTRFSEHMPYNEFSVLRALFLKSPQMASQIASEVNVTSSHITAVTDRLVRKGFVERKRSNSDRRIVYLEITENGREVTEKLEAVRKEYYKERFKGWSDQEIEMVLELFGRVL; from the coding sequence GTGAACGAAAATAGAGAAACACTGATTTTAGATTTATCTGCATCATTTCGAAAGATGATACGTTTATTACAAAATGATATTAATACACGTTTTTCAGAGCATATGCCATATAATGAATTCTCTGTATTACGTGCGTTATTTTTAAAAAGTCCACAGATGGCTTCGCAAATTGCGAGTGAAGTAAACGTAACCTCCAGTCATATTACAGCTGTAACAGATCGTCTCGTGCGAAAAGGGTTTGTTGAAAGAAAGAGATCAAATTCAGACCGTCGTATCGTATACTTAGAAATTACAGAAAACGGACGAGAAGTAACTGAAAAACTTGAAGCTGTGCGTAAAGAATATTATAAAGAGAGATTTAAAGGTTGGAGCGACCAAGAGATAGAAATGGTTTTAGAACTATTTGGCCGCGTCTTATAA